In the Drosophila gunungcola strain Sukarami unplaced genomic scaffold, Dgunungcola_SK_2 000001F, whole genome shotgun sequence genome, one interval contains:
- the LOC128261480 gene encoding retinaldehyde-binding protein 1: protein MAATDITEEAFNLRLGYLKPETVEIARVELRETEEVKAEAIIKLRELLKATPELNYKDDDAFLTVFLRCCHFYPEGALEKMKTTASFRKEYASLIRGLLVEQVKEKFVKGSVINVLKNCDQKGRRVLIVNCGKLWDPSEISSDDMFRMLYMVHLAAQLEEETQVRGVVCIMDFEGLAMKQVKALSPSFSKRLLTFIQEAMPLRMKEVHFVKQPFIFNMVWSLFKPFVKEKLNKRMHFHGSDMKSLQKFLDPSILPANYKGALPAIDYGGVEWFPALEKQAQYVADWSQLGPAQW, encoded by the exons ATGGCTGCCACCGATATCACCGAGGAGGCCTTCAACTTGCGTCTGGGCTATCTGAAGCCGGAGACCGTGGAAATCGCCCGGGTGGAACTACGGGAAACCGAAGAGGTCAAGGCGGAGGCCATCATCAAGCTGCGGGAGCTGCTTAAGGCCACGCCCGAGTTGAACTACAAGGATGACGACGCCTTCCTCACAGTCTTCCTTCGCTGCTGCCACTTTTACCCCGAGGGAGCCTTGGAAAAG ATGAAAACCACCGCCAGCTTCCGCAAGGAATATGCTTCTCTGATCCGAGGACTTTTAGTTGAGCAGGTCAAGGAGAAATTCGTGAAGGGCAGTGTGATCAATGTGTTGAAAAATTGCGATCAGAAGGGTCGCCGTGTGCTGATCGTGAACTGTGGAAAGCTTTGGGATCCCAGCGAGATTAGCAGCGATGATATGTTCAGAATGCTATATATGGTCCATCTTGCCGCCCAATTGGAGGAGGAGACCCAAGTGAGGGGCGTGGTCTGCATCATGGACTTCGAGGGACTGGCCATGAAGCAGGTGAAGGCCCTGTCGCCGAGTTTCTCCAAGCGACTGCTCACATTCATACAGGAAGCCATGCCTCTCCGCATGAAGGAGGTGCACTTCGTGAAGCAGCCGTTCATCTTCAACATGGTTTGGTCGCTGTTCAAGCCATTCGTTAAGGAGAAGTTGAACAAGAGG ATGCACTTTCACGGCAGTGACATGAAGTCGCTGCAAAAGTTCCTGGACCCCTCCATCCTGCCCGCCAACTACAAGGGCGCCTTGCCCGCCATCGACTACGGCGGCGTCGAGTGGTTCCCCGCCTTGGAGAAGCAGGCCCAGTACGTGGCCGATTGGAGCCAGTTGGGCCCTGCCCAGTGGTGA